Proteins from one Anopheles nili chromosome 2, idAnoNiliSN_F5_01, whole genome shotgun sequence genomic window:
- the LOC128730737 gene encoding coiled-coil domain-containing protein lobo produces MPFTLNALYLNPTRLVSPDEVLKRRRANSFELATLLCSFLIGNGFAACVVSGYATREVVTNDQQRVPCPFVPVEEEESGDEAQPEPPNKYQLRQPPDLRSQYLLNIEEEKVAKVLAEEASREAAEREEAERLEQPPPDPKRGHRVHAWVAILQNAPWCYKPGYRETKLDSNTGERVLRAPSAFFVEPSTGFRREVASTDYLAIESVWTQHNYYVNKQDPANGLAALRWDLAEGRDWEHFLPGEPYELREDCAVPEDQDPLTTEEEIEKEKHLDLPASWVRPLVVSRTDFEQRFPDGAKVTYFRKAIHERFAPYRNLIGLVQRLTVYETLDYDGPIRRWEWYANRDDLLCQVRLEYGSGETEERFRKGRPDCLRSLRHQQDEYEMRFFHQYRFDALRTLFYHATYIREHYERRDDLLYYREFRNTPKDQITRESSKLTHITEKFHQNPTKEPVKDIALRNCYIEDNRIALQFHYGADCITASTHEFIKPPSSEMGEEVPYDPTCTSGYVSNPWDPQPSQLDLFLLLKEQLRAEEHASLAFRRRVAEIGTMLAERKKQTDSPHLTSSLFDPLRNEEARQLRLAKYEALKAREEQIKQQQADFLAPYLLRLGDTTKRPPTRARVMELYRDCTTDLRRFYRRLEEELRNRCDELITEEQSLKRFLSRFQEHFEDAEYEKFIAEGETLERDKHILQMRLENLQDEYRRKADHLRRALREDERLRPFFGADVESPGDRSEGGDE; encoded by the exons ATGCCCTTTACGCTGAACGCCCTGTACCTGAAC CCCACCCGGTTGGTGTCTCCGGACGAGGTGCTGAAGCGTCGCCGAGCGAACAGCTTCGAGCTGGCAACACTGCTGTGCAGTTTTCTGATCGGGAACGGGTTCGCTGCCTGTGTCGTTTCAGGATACGCGACCCGCGAAGTCGTCACCAACGATCAGCAACGCGTCCCGTGTCCGTTCGTGCCGGTTGAGGAAGAG GAAAGTGGCGACGAAGCTCAACCGGAGCCACCGAACAAATATCAGCTCCGTCAACCACCGGATCTGCGTAGCCAGTATCTGCTCAAcatcgaggaagaaaaagtggCCAAAGTGCTGGCCGAGGAAGCGAGCAGGGAGGCGGCTGAACGGGAGGAAGCGGAACGATTAGAACAACCCCCACCGGACCCTAAACGAGGCCACCGTGTGCATGCGTGGGTCGCTATCCTCCAGAATGCACCGTGGTGTTATAAACCGGGCTATCGCGAGACAAAACTTGACTCGAACACAGGTGAACGTGTCCTGCGAGCTCCGAGCGCGTTTTTCGTCGAACCTTCGACAGGTTTCCGGCGTGAGGTGGCCTCCACGGACTACCTCGCTATCGAGAGCGTCTGGACACAGCATAACTACTACGTTAACAAGCAGGATCCGGCCAACGGATTGGCTGCACTCCGATGGGACCTGGCAGAAGGGCGCGATTGGGAGCACTTCCTGCCGGGTGAACCGTACGAATTGCGAGAGGATTGCGCCGTGCCCGAGGATCAGGACCCACTCACGACCGAGGAAGAgatcgagaaagaaaaacacctgGATCTACCCGCGAGCTGGGTTCGACCGTTGGTCGTGTCCCGGACGGATTTCGAGCAACGCTTCCCAGACGGCGCGAAGGTGACGTACTTCCGGAAGGCGATTCACGAGCGATTCGCACCCTACCGGAACCTGATCGGGTTGGTACAACGCCTTACGGTGTACGAGACGCTCGATTACGATGGGCCCATTCGACGCTGGGAATGGTACGCCAACCGGGACGATCTGTTGTGCCAAGTGCGGCTCGAGTATGGCTCCGGTGAGACTGAAGAGCGCTTCCGGAAGGGCCGTCCGGACTGCTTGCGATCACTTCGACACCAGCAGGATGAGTACGAGATGCGCTTTTTCCATCAGTACCGGTTCGATGCGTTGCGGACGCTCTTTTACCACGCGACCTACATTCGAGAGCACTACGAGCGACGCGACGATTT GCTGTACTACCGGGAGTTCCGCAACACGCCCAAGGATCAGATCACAAGGGAATCGAGCAAGCTGACG CACATTACAGAGAAGTTCCATCAGAACCCCACCAAAGAGCCGGTAAAGGACATCGCACTACGCAACTGCTACATCGAGGATAACAGGATAGCGCTGCAATTTCACTATGGTGCAGACTGCATCACGGCATCGACACACGAGTTCATCAAACCTCCCAGCTCAGAGATGGGCGAAGAAGTCCCGTATGATCCAACCTGCACGTCAGGATACGTG TCAAACCCTTGGGATCCGCAGCCATCGCAACTCGACCTGTTTCTGCTGCTGAAGGAACAGCTGCGAGCAGAGGAACACGCATCACTGGCTTTTCGTCGACGTGTTGCTGAAATTGGAACAATGTTGGCCGAACGAAAGAAGCAGACGGACTCACCGCATCTGACCAGCAGCTTGTTCGATCCGTTACGCAACGAGGAAGCACGCCAATTACGACTGGCCAAGTACGAGGCGTTGAAAGCTCGCGAGGAACAGATCAAACAGCAACAGGCGGACTTCCTGGCACCGTATTTACTGCGGCTTGGGGACACCACAAAACGGCCACCGACACGAGCCCGCGTCATGGAGCTTTACCGCGACTGCACGACTGATTTGCGTCGATTCTACCGACGACTCGAGGAGGAACTGCGTAATCGGTGCGATGAGCTTATCACCGAGGAGCAATCACTTAAGCGCTTCCTGTCACGCTTCCAGGAGCACTTCGAGGATGCCGAGTACGAAAAGTTCATCGCCGAGGGTGAGACGCTCGAGCGTGACAAGCACATCCTGCAGATGCGCCTCGAGAACCTGCAGGACGAATATCGGCGTAAGGCGGACCATCTGCGGCGAGCTCTGCGCGAGGACGAACGATTACGTCCGTTCTTTGGCGCTGACGTCGAGTCGCCGGGTGATCGCAGCGAGGGTGGTGACGAGTGA